The genomic window TGTGTGGTGCAATGGAAAGAACTGAAACCCAAATCTATATCAACTCCATTGCATCTTTCCTCAAGCAACCATTTCTGAGATAGTTCTATTCCCCCTTGGAGATAATAGCTTGCACGCTTGGTTGCTGTTGACTTGAGCGGAACTGGAGTCCTCATATATTTGCCAGATGGTTGCCCAAGATTATCTCTGTCTTCGCAACGTGTTTCCTTGGCAAAATCATTGTCCAGATCATACTTCATTCTGGTCCTACCAAATGTACTACATATTCTTCTGCTCTGCCTAGGCATTAGATTTGGAGGTGAACTGTCTATCGTTTCACCCCTCACtgcaattaaatattttaaatgattgcTTTAGTTTCACAAGAGGAGCTTTTCATTAAAGACTACAAAATGACAATGAATTGTCAAAGCAATTTATGAAATCAAACGTAACCTGCGCTAGAAGAGCATGATTCTTCACTGCTAAAGCTTgagggagggagagagagagGAAACATGTAAGTTACAGTAGTACCTTCCAACCAAATCACCTTGCAACAAAAAGTTGCTATAATTTACCTCAGCAAGCTCAAGCTATCCTTTACATCTTCAGTCCCAAAAAAAGGCCAACCTGGTTGGGCTGGCAAATCTCTTACATCATAATTCGTTTGAATTGGGTTATACCTGCCACTATATCAAAGCAACCGTTctatttagaaaattaaataaaaagaaggcCAATTTCCCAAGTACCTTGGAGGGAAATTTCATACCTTTCCCCAATTAAAGTTGTCAAATCATGACCAACTTTTGATGATAAATGCTTTGGAGAAGGATCTGATTGTggaaaaagagaaagaattaGAGGTGGATGGAAAACATTCTTAATCACAATTCTAATCATAGATGCATCAAGTAAAGAATAATAACATGAAAGAAATAAGGCAAccacactttcacatttaactcCTCCCCCTTGGAAGTAACTTGAGCCAACAATCATCCCAAGAATCTGGAGATTTCCCCCACAGAAAATTCTCAGTAAGTGAAATAGAGCACTCCAAATTCTTAAAAGACAAAGGGATAACGCCATATCATAATTTGTGTTCAAAGTTAGCATATGCAGCAAAAAACCAATGAGAAAGCaataattaaaaactaatttgtcctgttaatattaaataaaaagtgTTGAGTTAAACTATTCCataaattgaatgagaaatagCACCTAAACTATTCAAATTTGTTGCTTTGACACCCCTGCATAGATGTAATGAATTCATCAAAAAGAAAAGGTATACTCCTATCTCTCAGAACAAGGAAATATTCACTGTTGATTTCTAACCTTTTCCTCAGCATGTAATGCCCTTCAAAAGCATTATCTGGTATCTCACCATTTTCATAATCCAAAAAATCTCCAGAATTACCATCTATTTTGTGTGGCCAGTATTTCCAAGAAATGTCATCTTCCCTTTCATGGGGAAAGCCATCATCTAGGTAACTAACTTTAGCTGACaaacatataagaaaaaaaagaaatgacaTGTTGCACCAGAGAAGCCTCCACAGTATAATGATGTCTAAATATGAGAAAAGCTTAGTGAAAAAAAGAACTAGTTCAAAATGGTACTTATTGACACAGACAACAAGAATGATAGTCTGCTGCAAGAGATATTCACTATGACTAACATAAAATCTATGTTTGAAACAATAAGTGAAGATAGGCAAAAGAATTTCTGAATATCTTAATCACAAGTTGGTGCAATGTGTAAAATGAACAATAAGAATTGtgattcatgaaaaaaaaaaaaaacaccgaCTAAAGCTGAGACTCACCATCCCATATATCTTCCCTTCCTATGTTGTAGGAAATGTCAGTGTCACCAAAAGAGCACTTGCTATTTCTGTAATGGCTGTCAAGTTGCATGTCATCAGAAAAAGTGGAGAGGTTTGGCTTCCAATTGCCATGTGAATCAGTTATATCGACTGAGAACTGCGAAGGACTGCTACCAAGAGGAACATCCATGTCCTGCATCATAGCATCCTGCATTTAGCACATGATAAAAATAATCCTTCTCTACCAAATTTAAGATAAGAAACTTGAGTTTAATTTTAAGGAGAATATAATACATTCAATTTGCAAAAAGAAGCAAATGAAGAAAAAGTGAGCATTTCATTTGATAGTCCGATcccatcatttaaggttaaacaACATTAAGATGCACAATCACAAACATGATATTCTTGGGAGGCTAATGTTGTAAATGAAAGAGGTTTAATGTGAACGTTATTTTTCAAGGAAAAGATTAATTTAGAGGAAGCATAGAAATAAGAAACTGAGTATCAATTTGTTCTCTCACCACTTCTAGTTCACTATCATTTAGCACAAAGTTAGAACCCTTCAATGAGTTTAGTTGCCTTGAAAAGTTCCAGGCTAATGAGCAATCATCAGAAGAGATTCTACAATAGCAGAAAGTTAAGATctgtttagataaaattttaccaCTCCTTAATTCTATAACTTTTAGTTTATCAGGAAATACATCATATAAACTTTGTTCAAACAAACAATTAGCACTCAGCTGCTGAAGAACGTGTCAGTCTCATGGAATCTAAAATATATAAGCTGTGTGATAGACCGAAGTAAGTTGAACATAGTCCACAAGAAGATAAAAAAGAATAGAAGATAGTAAGAAATGAGAACCGAAGACTACAAATCTCTCAGTAGTTTTCACTCTTGAGTGGTTGTACAAAAACTTCGAACTGTTTAGCTTCATGCCATGAAAAGAACTTAACTATTTACTGCTTAGAGGGCCaaatgaaataaaggaatattCCCAGGAGGTTTATCAACGACACCTTTTCagggaaaaaaaaattgtaagaaTGATAGAAGGATATTCTCAGGCACACCTTAAATACATCCTACACCAGTTAAATGTGTCATATCAGTTATATAAGTAAAATTTCACTTTACCAGTCCATACCTCAACATACAATTAACTTTGAAGTGAAACCAGATTTTCTTACACATCATATCACACCTATCAAAAATAATTCCAGGTTGGTgataaacatatttattttctttggaAATCTCATATTCCCTTCTTTTATGATGTAGGTAAACCACAAATTTGAATTTAGAGAATCAATTAATTGCTGCTTGCAAATAGAAGTACCattttaaatggaaaatagaTTCATGAAGTATGCAGCTCATGGAAAAAACATGACACAGAAAGTAGTCTAGGAAACTAAAACTAACTGGTATTAGGACAACTATCTAGCGAGTGAATAGGGAATATGAGAGATCTTGCAGATTATCCATTACCTGCCCCCTTGCTTTGGTGAGTGCAATGGAGTCTTTGTTCTCATCTTACCTAAACCTGATAAACCAGAATAAATTTGGGTAATACCATGTTATTAGGATGTTGAAATTTGAAAACCAATATCACTGCATCAGTATCTTGATAACATAGAAAACAAGTAATTAATCAAAGTTGAGATACTTTCTTTAGCGATGCACTAGCAGGTTAATTAGAGCCTAAATGGGTAAGGATAACTGTAATTCCTACTCTAGACGCTAGCCACTTTCTTTGCTACTATTCTATTTAGAAGTTATCCACTTATCTTCTGGCGATTCCTTCCGTGTCCAATTTTTGGCTTACTGTggttcttttatttatatttacaggtagacctgtccatgggccgggccgggtttgggCCGGGCCCAGAAAAGATTTTGGCCCGACTCTTAGGCACGGGACCAGCCCGGCCCGACTCTtaggcccaggcccggcccgaaatatgtgCCTAAAAGTTTGCCCAGGCCCAGACCGGGAAAAAAtaataagcccgagcccggcccagcccgatttttaataaacacaaaaaaaatattttaaaaataaaaaaataaaaaatatatttttaaagtattttaaaattaaaaaataaaaatatatttattatatctacTGCCTTAATGGCTCCCTCCATTGTTAATGTATCATACCTTCAACTGAAAAAGCAACATGAGCTTCATGAACCAGACTTCTTTCTGAACCCACCTCTGATTCATCATTAATAAGCATGTCGAAAACAGATAATTCTGGAAAAGTaaatgatggagaaaaaatttgaagagaaCTATATATTTAGTTAAAAACATCAAGAAAAAAGAATCCTAATAGTATGCCGGAGTTACATATtgcaataagaaaataatatactTTTTTGGCTAGCTACAATCCTGTCAGGACATATGGAAATTGTAAACCAAATTAGTTGAGATCTTGTATATAACCAATAGTCCAACATTACAACTTACGATTCTCAGTGGCTGCATTCCAGAGATCCAAACTATCATTGGAAGCATTTAAATCATGATTATCATGATCGCTAAATGAAATCCTGTGCAGCAAAACAAGCATTAGCTTTTCACAGTGTCAGCAAGCGTTCTTGATGATTTGAGAAAGTAGTCTCCATTTTAGTCAATGTACAATTATTATGTCAAAATATTACATTGCTTAagctttctttatttttttggtaaaaacaGACGCAATAGTAATTGAACATTAACATCAAGttgttaatataaataattgtagctatgtttaaatttTTGCAGGTTTGTCTGCCTAGCACCACCTAAATCAAAAGAGATTTGATGTTTATGTGTAATAGAGGATATTTTTAGTTACACAAATATGATTTCAGTGCGACATAAAGTATTGACCTACTTTGGGCATTGTAACTCTCCTTGATAGCTTGATGGTGGAGCACCTGCACCAGCAAATGGCATTTTGCACTGAAACCCCATGGATTCCAGAGAAGTTACACCCTAGTTCACAAAGTTATGCACAGAGATATTAACAGATACCTGCTTCCTTGATTTTAACAGAGTAAGAAGGGGGTACTGAACTTGTAATGATCTTCGCTGGATCCTCTGGCATTTGATACTTAATTATCGAAGGACCAGACTTACAATGACTTCCTACTTGGTTAAAAACAAAGAATACAAAGAATACAAGGGAGAAAAACCAAGGCTGGTcaaaatttgaacaacagcataaAATGCAACACGCCATCCATGTATCAAAAAGTAGTGATCTCTAGTGAGGCACTTCCTATGACtagcacatagtagcccttatacaTATGTCTACGAATATTGAGATAGATATAGTTCCCTGGTAAAAACACATTAGCATGTCCTTTCAAATTTTCACATGATGCATTAGTAGAGAAACCTACATATCGAATAAAGCACTGAAAACATACCACTAAAGAAATGAACGGGTGACTCAGACATGAAAATAAGATTGAAGATAATTTCAAGAGACATACAAAAATATTGCTAAATTCCTGTTGCTAAAGAGCAGAGCATGGAGGTCATAGATGCAGGTGATTATCAGCTTGACATTTCAAGCGATCTTATTTGGGTTGCCTAAATCAGTTGTCCGGTAAAAGAAATTTAGGACACTTACTGCTGGGATAACACTTGCCGACAGCAGAAAAAGTTGAGAGGTTTAGCAAGCTGAGGATATCCAGAGATTGACATTCCTTTTGATGTCGTCCAGCTATGCTAGTTTCATCAGCATGGTCCTCATAACCTGTTGTCTTTTCTTGTTGTTTCCTTTGTTCAAAGTATTGCCTTTGCCTTGACAATAACAAGAAAAAGGAAAGCATCAAGTAGGAAATAATTTCCACAAAAGTAGGTGGCAAtttattggattttatgttaCAGTGCTTGACAGGTAGGAAAATGATTGATGAgtaacaaataaaagtaaaaatagagTAAGGTTGTGTACCTGTTGTGTGTAGATTTCCTTGACTGAGATTGTGGAGAGACAGGACAGCATGCACAAAAGTATTTGTATTATTTGTAGATACCCAATGGCAGTTGAAAATGAGATTGCCATAGTCATAGTCATAGTCATAGTAATACTCTAAAAGTAGCAGTGTAGTTTGTTTATCACTATGCGATAATACAAATGTGGCagaatataatattatatataattgaataaaGCAGGAAAGTAGTAGTGAAATGTTGGGGAGAGATGTGTGGGAGTAGAAATTAACTTATAGCAAGTAGTGCGCTTGGTTGGGTTGGGATGGGATGGTGGCACAAAAATACTAAATGTTCATGTAAATAGTTATAAAAGTACTAACCTAGGGAGCAAAATTGTGAAGAGTGTAGCAAGCAACAAGTAAAAACCTCTGAGTGAATGAGTGAGTCTAGTCAAAAAGTGAAATTCAGATTAGGTAACGCTTACAATCGTGACTTTCCGTCTTGATCCCCCCATCCACTGCAGCATTGTTCGCTCCCTCTCTACAAATACTTGAAAATCTTGAATACAATGCAACAGAATAGCTGAGATCCAGAGAGAGCAAATAAGCCTACAATTTTGATTAAGCTCTAAAAACCTAAGATagattttcaatcaaattaatgAAGGAATGCAAACATTGAGACTTGAGAGTAAGAGCAGGAGACATAATCCGTTGTTAGTACAGAGAGAAAAGAACATTAATAaactttggtatgtataaatCAATCAATTGTTTGTTCGTTCAATCTTAAAATGAAGGATCTTATTATTCTTACCAGATATGATAGTGTTAGCAATAATGATAGTGGTAGTAAATGAGAAATTGGCTGTCAGTTAGTTTGAAAATCTGGCAACTCTAAGTGGCAGTAACAGAGTCAGAGACTGGAAAGGAAGAGAATGAAATCCATCCAAGGCAAGGCAAGGCAGCTGAGCTGAGGAAATCAAATGTGATGGATTGGAGCTGGCAGGATGAAGGGTCCAAAAGCTTTTTAGTCAATTCAAATGCCGAATGAGTGAGTTGTAGGGGTGAGCGAGTCGGTTATTTGTATGTAACCGACTTAACTGACATTAACCTAAGATAACCAACCCGCCTTGGAGTGCCATATCCAACCTAACTGAACCGACTTAACTTCGGTTGGTTCGGTCAGTTAACCAACTTTTTTTCAGGATATGGCATTTTTTTACTGTACAATGTGAATTTTTATAGCAAATAAAAATTAGCTACTGGGAACCGAATATTtggatataaatttttaattacaatACAATTACCAAGTTTATTGCTCTAACATTTATGTCAAAAATGAAATGCTGGAAAGTTTTGAGGAAAAATTCGCCCAGGAACTCAATAACAAGTAGCGGACGCCAAGAACTGAAGGACCATAACAGCACAAATAGGAAGTTGTATGTATATATAGCATCATCTGTGTCCGCAAATGGCTGAAATGGTTGCAATTAGATGATTTTAGaaattagaataaatcaaatttcATAAACAGAGTATGAATTAGTGAGGAGTTTTAATAAGAAAGAGTAACAACAAATTGAAGAAAAGTAACTaaacaaaagtttaaaaaaatgagaagttttatttattttaatctatgaaagctttgaaaacttttttaaaaaagattaccAACAAAAATTAAGTGGTAATCAATCACAAAGAACGCAAATAACAATCAATAACCACAAATGTCAATGAGGTTCAATCCTAAATCAAGAAATACCTTACTGAATCTGAAAGAGGGAGGTCGAATGGTGAGGTGAGGTGCCCCGGCTTGTAGAATGAGGGAGGCTATACGGTGTGAGTCTGTGAGATGAACGACGGTTGGGCGGTCGGGGAGAAATAACGGAGGTGTCACCGCTTGAGAAGAAACTGGAAAAAAATGCTATTGAAACTGTCGTTTTGGGTGGGGTGGGggatttatattttcatttggattatattataatgattcataatttattgttatatctatttaatttagtttaaattgctGGGTTTAGGTTTTTAAATTTAGAGTTAAATCTATTTAATTTGTTGGCTTCTCATTTAATTTTATTGGGctgtattaaatataaatatttggcCTTGACCTATTATTGGGTTGGgttaagtataaaatataaatatatttaaaatgtttttttaactaTTAAGTCAATTGGTTGGATTATAGATTTTAATAACTGATAACCAATCTCTCAAACcaatttaattaaactcaaaattgattaaattaattataatcaaAAATTGTTGTCCTCTAATTAATTGTCATTCCCACAAGCCCATTTAAAATTGTGGGAGGGAATTAGGGAATAATAATCAGTCTATTACTGTGATTTGATTTGACTGATGAGACCCTAGCATGGACCAtcaccatacacaatttctcatccAGCCAATCCAATCTATATGCTACTAGGATGTTCTGCCGACCATGCACtattttaattgtattaaataattagttatgaaaattttattaaaatactcCGCGACTGTACAACGGGTAAAAGACTCTGGTATAAGTTGCTAAATCCGagtgattttgatattttatttgctGGCTTGGTCATACGATAACCTCTGGACTAGTACTGTCTGTAATGGTAGTGGTGTATATTGAAATGTATTCTTTGCGTCTTTTATTTGACAGGCATGGAAGTGAAGAAAGTATTCCGGCGAAACACTTTTCTGGTCGCACGGATAACAAAGATGTAACTCGGGCGAAAAGACTGGAATTGAGCTGACTAATGGTACAGTCCCTACCATTTCAGGCATTAGTTCTATTGGGGGTGTCATACGTGACTCCAATGCCGACTAGTTGTTAGGCAGAACTTTCGGTAGTGTTGGAAGGTTTGCAGTTTGACTGGTCTCTGGTATATGTTGACAAAGTCACTGTAGTGAGCTTATTAAATGATCATGAGGCTTGCTCAAGTTAACTAGCCTTGGTGAGAGCTATTTCCTTTGTATAATATGACAGCTGATTAGATGGCGAAAGTGAGAATGAGAATTGATAATGGTACTCTTATCTATGCTCCTATGCATTAGGATGTTAAAAATAGCTTTGAGAAAGATCTTTATGGTACTTCTTTTAGGAAGtagattttaatttaatgtagAGTTATTCACTAAttccattaaaaaatatttattaatcattttaaaatttgattttttaagtattttttagtTGACTCGTAATACTTAAAACACTTAGTATtaatatctataatatatatattagaattttGAGTTACTATCAttcatccatcaaaattttaattaagtgataatatcTATCCATCATTacacttaaatatatatttttttgaagagAAATTCATTCAATGAATAAGATTATACAATTTCGAGGAAGAATAAACATACGTTGTACGCGCTAAAGGACAAGCTCCATTAATACAACAAAAGCTTCAAATCCAACATCAATAAAATATTATGGCACGTTAATAATCGGTTCTGTCACAACTCAGGCACAACATATCAAGAGTGATTGCAAGCATTTAATACAATAAGAAAATCAACCTCAGATGGTCTAAATCAGCGAGTATGAATCAACAAAAGAACTAAGCATCTATCAAACTAGAGGAGAAGACGACAAAATCAAACCTAAAATTACTCACACAAGTAAGACTATCGGTGGTGTTTCATCATTGATAGGTACCATCATCTTGTGAATACAATAAAAATACCGATAAAATATATCTATAAATGAAAAGTGAGAAGAGGAATGATGGGTATGGAGTGACAAAGGATTGATGGAAACGAGAAGATACCCACATATTTGCCAGTGAAGCTTAAAGAAGCTCTAATTGGGATGGATCAAATATTCCCGagtaagggtgagtttggattgACAATTTAGTACgatgcggtgcgtttagcttactttttgtcgcacgctacagtatcgctataatatctaatctcaccgccaccgctattttattaaaaactcatcATCAAATCTCTTATTACTGTTTCTGTACGTCACTCTTTGCTCATGTTGAGCACCTttcattacaaaaaaaaaaaaaaagaagaagaaaaaaaaatctacgCGGACGACCGCGGACCATTCATTCTTATTACTAGATGATTTATTAAAAACTGAGCAACACCCATCTCGGTTAGGAGAGACACCCAACATCAATAATAAAGTCTTCTCCTCCCTTCTCTGACCTCCCCGCCAACATCCCCCCCTCCCCCACCTTTCCTTTCTCTGTAAGTAACCAAGTATCTTTTCATTTTACCTTTGTTTGTTTGTAAAGGTAAGGCCGTCTCTGTCTGCTAGCAAATTGCATTGTGTGTTGCCtgcctttctttttcatttcaaagTCTCTGTTACCGTTTTCATCTCTTTTATCGAAAAATTTTAAGGACATTGTTGgacatttctttttaatttccattttctcATCCATTTCATATGCTTGTTGCCAAACCGTTGTTCAATTTACTTGGTTGAGTTACTAGTATGATGTTCTTATATATACCCTATGGTAATTATTAGTTTTGAACAGGACTTTGCAACTGTTGTTTTCTGATAGATAGGTTTGCACATGTCTTTGATTCAATTTCGTCTTACCCTGTCTTTCTCTACCAGCAGTATGGCGGATTTGCCCTCCTTTTCAACTAAAGAATTTTATTGGCTAGCATCATGCTTTTGTGGCATCATCACCTGCAAACTGGTAAGTAGTCCAATATGCTTTTGCTTTCATCAACGACATTTTTGGTGGATTGGAATTTTTTTCAGCTCTTTCTTCTTCGTAGATATCGGTCAAATTCAATGGCTTTAATTAATCTTCGTTTTCTTTtccatcttttataaattcaatacACTCTAATCTTGGCACTCGGTAAAACATCCTCAGCCTTCTCTAGTTCGtgttacttaaatttttttttcctaaatCTTGTTGATAGATTAGCTTCATAGGTAGCTTTTTTTTCTGGCAATGGTAATAGTTATGGTTGTATAAAATTGCTTAGAATCCTATTCGGCCAGTTTCTACCATTTGTTTTTTTCCAGAATTTAGGAATAGGATTTGAAATTGGGaattaagaaaaagagaatgGCTGTGAATAGTACCTTAAAACAGAGAGGAAGAATAGGTTGGTTGAGAAAAAAATGGTTTGGCACCAACAATGATGCAACTAAATTGTGCCGACGCTCATAAAAGACCTGCCTTCCCGAGATTCTAACCTCAAATGAATCATAAAGGTTTGGGGAACTTAGGATAAGACAGCTTCACGCTGACCACCAAAAGACCCTGGTAGTGGTTCCACTTTTGAACCTGTATCTTTGAATTTTGGGTCAAAGTTATCCATATCTACATTTGCTGTCCATGCCCAAGTTGGAGTAGTTTATTAGGTTTGTTCTAAGTTGCCAAAGTTTGTGGACTATTTAGGGAAATTATCGAAATCGATTGAAATTAGATTTAAACCACTTTATCTTAGGTTAATCTATTTAGGACTGCCTAGAACTGCAGTATTAGATTTGTCATCAGTATGATGGAATTCACATTTCACCTTTAGATTACagaatgtatatatttatctaatttCTGATACTCATATTCAGAGTTCAGACATTCTTACACTGGGAGTATTTGAACTTTCCAAACAAAAGAATCATGCATTGGAAACATAATACAATTCTATCATTAAATATCATAAGTTGGCTTTAGCTTTAGAAGTAAATTGAGTAGCTGGAtaataatttctttctttctttcttttttatatagTAAAGGTAATTTCCCTTCTCTTTTTGGGTCTATTTGTTGGTATTTTTTATAGTTGAAATGTTTTAGAGATTAATGGAATGTATGAGTTATATGTCTTTTTTAACTACGTTACCAagacttttcatttttttctaaaatatggtGATCTAAATATATGGAAAAACTTTAAAAGATTTAGTATATCCATGTTGGACGCATCCTTGTATTGCATCTGACACTAACCCTCGATTCTAAGTAACAGCCTTTTAATACTGTTTTTGAGATAGTCTCTCTCCCTCTATTTAAGTTCTAAATATGTTCGATATTATTCTTGCAGGTCTATGATATAACAGGTTTTATCAGCCCTTTTTGTT from Gossypium hirsutum isolate 1008001.06 chromosome D12, Gossypium_hirsutum_v2.1, whole genome shotgun sequence includes these protein-coding regions:
- the LOC107930916 gene encoding uncharacterized protein isoform X15, which produces MGFQCKMPFAGAGAPPSSYQGELQCPKISFSDHDNHDLNASNDSLDLWNAATENQLSVFDMLINDESEVGSERSLVHEAHVAFSVEGLGKMRTKTPLHSPKQGGRISSDDCSLAWNFSRQLNSLKGSNFVLNDSELEVDMDVPLGSSPSQFSVDITDSHGNWKPNLSTFSDDMQLDSHYRNSKCSFGDTDISYNIGREDIWDAKVSYLDDGFPHEREDDISWKYWPHKIDGNSGDFLDYENGEIPDNAFEGHYMLRKRGVKATNLNSLDPSPKHLSSKVGHDLTTLIGESGRYNPIQTNYDVRDLPAQPGWPFFGTEDVKDSLSLLSFSSEESCSSSAVRGETIDSSPPNLMPRQSRRICSTFGRTRMKYDLDNDFAKETRCEDRDNLGQPSGKYMRTPVPLKSTATKRASYYLQGGIELSQKWLLEERCNGVDIDLGFSSFHCTTQANLPSVGSQLWAEDPIGAFPVPELNLNVKSCFNTPKHSESIHCFPFSCFTSEKFAFCQPLNQTNAFDSPVFSNIGAGSIKHALSPDSGRQGVPLDLFDAGQHREIGFLDLSVRGRVNGDDKRKPKSPPANCKQLEFEMENCFGNDLLFSKEPIVMGGSNPNNKEDEFNEAKDGTLETKGSLGVETSPSVKIHEKGESKGYECDVEIPLPCQSGTEQKSLMQEQK
- the LOC107930916 gene encoding uncharacterized protein isoform X1, with amino-acid sequence MLQWMGGSRRKVTISRKSTHNRQRQYFEQRKQQEKTTGYEDHADETSIAGRHQKECQSLDILSLLNLSTFSAVGKCYPSRSHCKSGPSIIKYQMPEDPAKIITSSVPPSYSVKIKEAGAPPSSYQGELQCPKISFSDHDNHDLNASNDSLDLWNAATENQLSVFDMLINDESEVGSERSLVHEAHVAFSVEGLGKMRTKTPLHSPKQGGRISSDDCSLAWNFSRQLNSLKGSNFVLNDSELEVDMDVPLGSSPSQFSVDITDSHGNWKPNLSTFSDDMQLDSHYRNSKCSFGDTDISYNIGREDIWDAKVSYLDDGFPHEREDDISWKYWPHKIDGNSGDFLDYENGEIPDNAFEGHYMLRKRGVKATNLNSLDPSPKHLSSKVGHDLTTLIGESGRYNPIQTNYDVRDLPAQPGWPFFGTEDVKDSLSLLSFSSEESCSSSAVRGETIDSSPPNLMPRQSRRICSTFGRTRMKYDLDNDFAKETRCEDRDNLGQPSGKYMRTPVPLKSTATKRASYYLQGGIELSQKWLLEERCNGVDIDLGFSSFHCTTQANLPSVGSQLWAEDPIGAFPVPELNLNVKSCFNTPKHSESIHCFPFSCFTSEKFAFCQPLNQTNAFDSPVFSNIGAGSIKHALSPDSGRQGVPLDLFDAGQHREIGFLDLSVRGRVNGDDKRKPKSPPANCKQLEFEMENCFGNDLLFSKEPIVMGGSNPNNKEDEFNEAKDGTLETKGSLGVETSPSVKIHEKGESKGYECDVEIPLPCQSGTEQKSLMQEQK
- the LOC107930916 gene encoding uncharacterized protein isoform X11, which gives rise to MLSFFLLLSRQRQYFEQRKQQEKTTGYEDHADETSIAGRHQKECQSLDILSLLNLSTFSAVGKCYPSRSHCKSGPSIIKYQMPEDPAKIITSSVPPSYSVKIKEAGAPPSSYQGELQCPKISFSDHDNHDLNASNDSLDLWNAATENQLSVFDMLINDESEVGSERSLVHEAHVAFSVEGLGKMRTKTPLHSPKQGGRISSDDCSLAWNFSRQLNSLKGSNFVLNDSELEVDMDVPLGSSPSQFSVDITDSHGNWKPNLSTFSDDMQLDSHYRNSKCSFGDTDISYNIGREDIWDAKVSYLDDGFPHEREDDISWKYWPHKIDGNSGDFLDYENGEIPDNAFEGHYMLRKRGVKATNLNSLDPSPKHLSSKVGHDLTTLIGESGRYNPIQTNYDVRDLPAQPGWPFFGTEDVKDSLSLLSFSSEESCSSSAVRGETIDSSPPNLMPRQSRRICSTFGRTRMKYDLDNDFAKETRCEDRDNLGQPSGKYMRTPVPLKSTATKRASYYLQGGIELSQKWLLEERCNGVDIDLGFSSFHCTTQANLPSVGSQLWAEDPIGAFPVPELNLNVKSCFNTPKHSESIHCFPFSCFTSEKFAFCQPLNQTNAFDSPVFSNIGAGSIKHALSPDSGRQGVPLDLFDAGQHREIGFLDLSVRGRVNGDDKRKPKSPPANCKQLEFEMENCFGNDLLFSKEPIVMGGSNPNNKEDEFNEAKDGTLETKGSLGVETSPSVKIHEKGESKGYECDVEIPLPCQSGTEQKSLMQEQK
- the LOC107930916 gene encoding uncharacterized protein isoform X7; the encoded protein is MLQWMGGSRRKVTISRKSTHNRQRQYFEQRKQQEKTTGYEDHADETSIAGRHQKECQSLDILSLLNLSTFSAVGKCYPSRSHCKSGPSIIKYQMPEDPAKIITSSVPPSYSVKIKEAGAPPSSYQGELQCPKISFSDHDNHDLNASNDSLDLWNAATENQLSVFDMLINDESEVGSERSLVHEAHVAFSVEGLGKMRTKTPLHSPKQGGRISSDDCSLAWNFSRQLNSLKGSNFVLNDSELEVDMDVPLGSSPSQFSVDITDSHGNWKPNLSTFSDDMQLDSHYRNSKCSFGDTDISYNIGREDIWDAKVSYLDDGFPHEREDDISWKYWPHKIDGNSGDFLDYENGEIPDNAFEGHYMLRKRGVKATNLNSLDPSPKHLSSKVGHDLTTLIGESGRYNPIQTNYDVRDLPAQPGWPFFGTEDVKDSLSLLSEESCSSSAVRGETIDSSPPNLMPRQSRRICSTFGRTRMKYDLDNDFAKETRCEDRDNLGQPSGKYMRTPVPLKSTATKRASYYLQGGIELSQKWLLEERCNGVDIDLGFSSFHCTTQANLPSVGSQLWAEDPIGAFPVPELNLNVKSCFNTPKHSESIHCFPFSCFTSEKFAFCQPLNQTNAFDSPVFSNIGAGSIKHALSPDSGRQGVPLDLFDAGQHREIGFLDLSVRGRVNGDDKRKPKSPPANCKQLEFEMENCFGNDLLFSKEPIVMGGSNPNNKEDEFNEAKDGTLETKGSLGVETSPSVKIHEKGESKGYECDVEIPLPCQSGTEQKEQK